The genomic interval GCATGGTCAACGCCCATGCGGAGATCAGCGACCCGTCCCACCCGGCGCACGCGGTCATCACCGGCCAGAAGCAGTGGATGCTGGACCTGTTCACCCGGCTCGCCCGGGACGTCGAGGGCCTCGGCCCCGAGGCCGCCGACCGGCTGGGCCGGACGCTCATGCTGCTGCACGAAGGGGCCCTGGTCGCCCACGGACTGCAGGTCTTCCCGGACCCCGTCGCCCACGCCCGCGAGGAGGCGGCCGCCCTGCTGGCCGGGGCGACGGACCGCTGAGCCCTGCGCCCGCCCCACCTGCGGGCAGGCGGCCGGACGCCAGGCACTACCCTCGTCCCGTGGAGCTCAAGAACATCCCGGACCCCGGTTTCTCCGACGACGACGGCTCGGCGTCCCCCGCCCTGACCAGGGCTCTGGACGCCTGGTCCCGCGACCGGAGCGCCGTCGGCCCGGTCCTCACCGCGCTGCGTGACGCCCGGCTCCTGGTCCCCGTCGTCGCCGTGCTCGGTGAGGTCGAGGAGGACGGGAAGGGGCTCCGGCGCGAGAAGACCAGCGACATGGCCGTGCCCACCCTCCGGGCCGGCGACCGGCGCGCGCTCCCCGCCTTCACCTCGACCGCGTCACTGGCGCTCTGGGACCCGGAGGCGCGCCCCGTGGCCGTACCGCTGCACCAGGCGCTCCAGGCCGCCGCCCACGAGCAGGCCGACACCGTCGTGCTGGACCTTGCCGGGCCCGT from Streptomyces sp. CA-278952 carries:
- a CDS encoding SseB family protein, which produces MELKNIPDPGFSDDDGSASPALTRALDAWSRDRSAVGPVLTALRDARLLVPVVAVLGEVEEDGKGLRREKTSDMAVPTLRAGDRRALPAFTSTASLALWDPEARPVAVPLHQALQAAAHEQADTVVLDLAGPVAFELSGQALLALAENRTSTDPLQDPAVIAAVRETVAADPAVVRAHLGPGSADGTLALVLAPDAVPAEAARRIAQALAASEALRARLVSGLDLAVLPAGTPTPGEPLFAR